One window of the Bacillota bacterium genome contains the following:
- a CDS encoding D-alanyl-D-alanine carboxypeptidase, which yields MKKILIFAITALLMLGAVIPAHAGLQPFEVEAKAALVMDYDTGQILYAHNIDEALPPASITKLMSMYLIFEALESGQISLDEKVTASSNVLMSADSSQIFLAPGEELTVKELLLSIAIISANDAGVAMAEHIAGSEGAFITLMNDKARELGMTQTNFANVHGLDAANHHMSARDIAILSRAILRDFPDVLDYSSIRHLRLDRETRYVREGHFDLNSTFTSLIGWRNVDGLKTGWTPQAGRGITATSLHNDRRVIAVVLGTETIAIRDAETKKLIDYGHDQFEPRTVLETEVVVETLNIANAREREVNVVLQSDATVLLKPEMSVADLHVEKEFMDDIAAPLAEGEQVGTYRLLWDEETVLEIPLTVNEDVTQANFFVRTLRYLSDALTQLGGWIMDKIS from the coding sequence TTGAAGAAAATATTAATTTTTGCCATCACAGCATTGTTAATGCTTGGGGCCGTAATCCCAGCACATGCTGGGCTGCAACCGTTTGAGGTTGAAGCCAAAGCTGCTCTGGTTATGGATTACGATACCGGACAGATTCTCTATGCGCATAATATTGACGAAGCCTTGCCTCCGGCAAGCATCACCAAATTAATGAGCATGTATCTAATTTTTGAGGCATTGGAATCCGGTCAAATCAGCCTGGATGAGAAGGTAACAGCCTCCAGCAACGTCTTGATGTCTGCGGATTCCTCACAAATATTCCTTGCACCAGGCGAAGAATTAACTGTGAAAGAATTACTGCTTTCAATCGCAATCATCTCGGCCAATGACGCAGGCGTTGCCATGGCGGAACACATTGCCGGCAGTGAAGGCGCCTTTATCACATTGATGAATGACAAGGCCCGAGAATTGGGCATGACCCAAACCAATTTCGCGAATGTCCACGGCCTAGATGCGGCAAACCACCATATGTCTGCCCGGGACATAGCTATCCTTTCCCGCGCCATTCTACGGGATTTTCCCGATGTCCTTGACTACTCTTCCATTCGCCATTTGCGCCTGGACAGGGAAACCCGCTATGTCCGGGAGGGCCATTTTGATCTCAACTCTACATTCACGTCTTTGATTGGCTGGCGCAACGTTGACGGCCTGAAAACGGGCTGGACCCCCCAAGCCGGCCGCGGTATAACCGCCACTTCGCTCCATAATGACCGGCGGGTTATTGCTGTGGTTCTGGGAACAGAAACCATCGCCATTCGGGATGCCGAAACCAAAAAGTTAATTGATTATGGACATGATCAATTTGAGCCGCGCACCGTCCTAGAGACAGAGGTGGTTGTTGAGACCCTAAACATCGCCAATGCCCGGGAACGGGAAGTAAATGTGGTATTGCAATCTGATGCCACTGTTTTGTTGAAGCCTGAGATGTCTGTTGCAGACTTACATGTTGAGAAAGAATTTATGGATGATATCGCTGCCCCGCTGGCTGAAGGGGAACAAGTCGGCACCTACCGGTTGCTCTGGGACGAGGAAACAGTGCTGGAAATACCGCTGACTGTCAATGAGGATGTTACCCAGGCAAATTTCTTTGTCCGGACCCTTCGCTATCTCAGTGACGCCCTTACCCAATTGGGTGGCTGGATTATGGACAAGATATCCTAA